The Chitinophaga niabensis genome segment CTGCAGGATGGCCTGGAAGAAACCAGTAAACCAACACCCAATGCAGTAGCTATTACGCCGTATTTCCGTTCAGATTACTGGGCTACAACAGTTGCTACTGAAGCGGATTTTATTGAATCTGTAGACTGGATGCGTTTACGCGATATCACCCTGCAATATGTACTGCCTGCTGCTTTCCTGAAAAGGCAGCACTTTGTAAAATCGGCTTCTGTTTATGTAACAGGAACGGATGTGTTCATGATCACAAATTATACCGGTGCAGATCCGAATGTGAGCACCAATACTGCTGCCAGCAGAGGGTATGGTGGCGCAGGTATTGACTTTGGCTCACTCGCCAATCCCAGGGGTATCAATTTTGGTTTGAAAGCATCGTTCTAGTTTTAAAACATCTTAATTATGAAAAGATATATTTTCAATACGCTCATGCTGTTGTTTGCGGTAATGACCGTAATGACAGGATGTAAAAAATGGCTGGATGTGAACTATGATCCGGCTACGCCGCAGGATCCTGATCCGGCATCCGTATTCCCTGCACAATTAGCCGGTATTCCCCGCGGTAATCAATATGATGCGCGGTATGTAGGCCGTTATATACAAAACTGGGAAACTTCGCTTACCTCCCGCACTGCGGATATTGTATGGGACCAGATGGGTTATGCTACAGGTAGCGATGCAAATGGCGATATCTGGCGGCAGTGTTATTTTGGTTTAGGTAAAAACCTGGATTATATCATCGCTACCGGGCATACTAAAGCACAATGGGATTATATAGGCGCAGCATATGCATTGAAAGCGTACATGTTCCAGATCACCACAGATCACCATGGCGAAATAATTTACACGGAAGCCTTCAAAGAAAACACGGCCATCTTCAAATTCGACAGCCAGGATACAGTATATGCAGGTGTTCGCTCGCTTTGTGACTCTGCCCTGAAATACCTGGCACGTACGGATTTCCCCAACCCTGCAACCAACAGGCTGGCGCGCGGGGATTATGCCTACAATGGTGATAATGCAAAATGGATCAAGTTCGTATATGGCGTACTGGCACATAACTACAATCACCTGAGCAGAAAATCTACCCTTTATGATCCTGCCAAAGTGATCGAATATTGCGATAAGTCTATGACCGTTATTGCGGACGATTTCCTCGTTCCTTTTGATGGCACCAAAAATGATGATACGAATTTCTTTGGCCCTTACAGGGATAACCTCACCTTTCTGCGCCAGGGGGCTTTCATTGTAAGGTTGCTGGACGGATTTGCGCTTACAGGCAGCCGTGCTTTTGCCAACAGGGACCCAAGGATCAAACATATGCTCTCCGCCTCCCAGGATACTACTAATGGGAATGGTGGTTATGTAGGTGTGGAACCCGGTATCGGAGATCCTAATGCTGCCTCTACTGTTCCTGCCAACATGCGCAAACGCGCTGCAGCACCATGGGGAGACAGCATTTATGCAAACCCAAGCGCAGCGGTTTTTACGCCCAATTCCGGTAAATATCTTTTCAAGGATAAGGCTGTGATGCCCGTAATGACATCAGCTGAGATCTACTTCATTAAAGCAGAAGCCGCTTTCCTGAGCAATAAACTGGATGTTGCGCTGGACGCTTATACAAAAGGGATCAATGCACATTTTGATTTCATTAACCGTACCGCAATGCCCCGCGGCGCCAGTACTGTATACAATATATCACCCATCACTGCGCAGGAACGTGCCAGTTACCTTGCCAGCCCTAACGTGGCTAAAACAACGGCCGCACTTACTTTAACGGATATAATGCTGCAAAAATATATTGCGTTATTTGGCTGGGGCTTTAATGAAACATGGGTAGATCTGCGGAAGTATGAATACAACAGGTACATTGCTCCTGGTTCAGTTTTTCCTGTATACCGCACCTTTGCAACACCACAGGCACTGAATGGCCTCAATAATGGCCAGCTGGTACAAAGGGCCCGCCCGCGTTTCAATTCAGAGTATGTATGGAACCTGGATGAACTGAAAAGGATCCAGGCTGATGCATCAAATTATCATACCAAGCCTATCTGGTTTGCAATACCCAACTAAAACCGCAACTCATGAAGCTATCATATATTATCATATTAATTGCGGGTGCAAGCATTGCTTTAACTGCCTGCAAAAAGAACACCTTCCATGTAACGGAAAGGGATATCATCACTAACACCGCGCTGATAAAGATCGGGTACTTTTCACCGAGCATTAATAACCAGGGCATACAACTGAAGATCAATGGTACCAGGGTGAGCAATAACTTTGTGTATCCCATTGCGTTCCCTGGCGGCGGGTTGAACACCGGCGGTTCCAATAACAGCGATTATGTAACGGTAACACCAGGTGAAACCACCATCACTTTATCTGTTCCCAAAGTTGGGACTGCAGAGGATTCCGTGCCTGTGCTCACTTTTTCACAGGCATTGTCTGCCAACAAGAAGTACACCTTCTTTACAACGGATTCGGTACCGAATGTGAGTGGAGTGATTGTTGAAGATGATACGGCGCCTGTAGATACAGGTGCGCGCGTTAAGCTCATCAACCTGATCCCAAATGTACCCGCCGTGGATTTTTATCATCGCGGAGTACTGCTGAAGGCAAACGTTAAATTCAAGGAGGTGACGGAGTATATGAACATCCCCTTTGGCAATGACGTTTGGGCCATCCGCAGAGCTGGTGCCCCCATTACAGAAGCGGTATTGGGTACCCAAACCATCAATACCGTGCGGCAGCGGATCTATACCTTCATGGCCAGGGGATGGCAGGGTGGTACAGGTACACTCAACCCGAGGATCTCGGCCATCTTTGTACAATAATAATTTCCGGCGCCGGGCTTTTTGCCCGGCGTTGTTTTTATATTTGTTACATGAGCTTACGTAGCCAGATCCTCTCTGAAGGTTCAAAAGAAAATGCACTGAAAGTTGTCCATTGGATAGGGAATGATCCTGAACGGTTCCGCAACCTCATGGATATTTTCCTGCATGATGAATACCGCGTGGTGCAGCGGGCCTCCTGGATCATGAGTATAGTGGCTGAAGCACAGCCCGCCTTAATAAAGCCCCATTTAAAGGCGATGGTGGACCGGATGGGTGATGCGGATATACCTGTTGCGGTTAAACGAAATGTGGTACGTGTGCTGCAGTTTATACCCGTTCCTGAAAAGCTGCAAGGTCCTGTAATGGATTATTGCTTCCGTTTCCTGGAAGACCCGCAGGAAACCGTGGCCGTAAGAGTATTCTCTATGACTGTGCTCGCTAACCTTGCACAGCAATACCCTGAGATCAAAAATGAGATCATCCTGCTGATAGAAGACCAACTGCGCGAAGGCGCCTTGCCTGCGTTTAAAAGCAGGGGAAAGAAAACGTTGAAGTTATTGCAGGGGAAGAAGTAAACTTCATGAAAAAGGAAACATTGTCGCCGCCGGCGCTCCAACATCTCTACCAAAACAAAAAAAAGCCCGAAGCATATGCTCCGGGCCTTCAGGAAATCTATTTCGAATGACACTTAAAAACACTTAGTTATCTCCCTGCTTATCATCTGCTGCTGGTGGTGGTGGAGGTGGAGGTGCAGGTGGTCTGTTGGCATACTTGATCTCAATCGGCCTTCTTACAGGTGCGGAGATCGGCCGGGAGGTTGGTGCAGCAGGGGCAGCTGGTTGCTCTGGTGCTTCCTCTCTTGGCACGTATGGCTTAGGTTCTTTCTGTGGTTTCGGCTCTCTGGGCTCTTTCGCTTCTTTCGGCGTATTAGGCTTTTTCTTAGCACTCTTAGGCGCAAAAATAGCGATCATACGTTTACCTTCCATCAATGGCATCCCTTCAAGGGCCCCCACTTCTGCAAGACGTTCTGCAAATTTCAACAGGATCAGCTCACCACGTTCTTTGAACATGATTGCCCGTCCTTTGAACTGTACATATGTTTTAACCTTATTGCCTTCCCGCAGGAATTTCTCGGCATGTTTGGCTTTGAAATCGAAATCGTGATCGTCTGTATTCGGCGTAAAGCGAATTTCCTTCACCTCGCTCTTATGAGCATTCGCCTTCATTTCCTTTTCCTTCTTCTTCTTCTCGTAAAGGAATTTGTTATAATCGATGATGCGGCATACAGGAGGGACTGCATTTGGGGATATTTCTACCAGGTCCAGTTGCAGGTCTTCAGCCATGCGTAATGCATCATCCGTTCTATAAAGCCCTGGCTCCACGTTATCGCCAACCAGCCTGACCTCAGGTACACGGATCATTCTGTTTGTACGATGCTCCTGCTGTTGTTCTCTTCTGAAATTAGGGTTTCTGCCCCGGAAGTTTGGTCTTGGTCCTTGTTGCATTAAAATGTTGAATTGTTAGATAATAATGATGATAAACGCGGCATATTGAGTTTTATTCTTATAAAACAAATGATCATTCAAAAGGTTTGCGGTTGGTAACTTCGTCCTGTATCAGGCTTACAAATTCGGCTACGGACATGGCGCCGAGATCTCCTTTGGCCTGCCTGCGTACCGCTACTTTGGCGTCTGATTCTTCTTTCTCTCCCAGCACCAGCATGTAAGGAACTTTCGCTACTTCCGCATCACGGATCTTTTTCCCGATCTTCTCGCTTCTATCATCAATTTCAGCGCGAATTTCCGCTTTTTTTAGCAATTCTGCTACTTTTTCTGTATAAGCCTGGTACTTGTCACTGATCGGCAGCAATTTCACCTGGGTGGGTGTGAGCCATAAAGGAAATTTACCTGCACAATGTTCTATCAGCACAGCAATGAACCTTTCCAGCGAACCAAACGGCGCGCGGTGGATCATTACAGGACGGTGTATTTTGTTATCAGCCCCTACGTATTCCAGTTCAAAACGCTCAGGCAGATTGTAATCCACCTGGATGGTACCCAGCTGCCATTTACGGCCCAGGGCATCTTTCACCATGAAGTCCAGTTTGGGGCCGTAAAATGCCGCCTCTCCATATTCTACCACGGTTTTCAGGCCTTTTTCAGCAGCTGATTCAATGATCGCCTGCTCAGCCAGTTCCCAGTTCTCGTCTGATCCGATATATTTCGCACGGTCTTCTTTGTCTCTCAGCGAAATTTGTGCCGTATAATTTTCAAAGCCTAAACTTCCAAAAACATACAACACCAGGTCTATCACTTTGCAGAACTCTTCCTTCACCTGGTCCGGACGGCAGAACAGATGTGCATCGTCCTGCGTGAATCCGCGCACACGGGTAAGGCCGTGTAATTCTCCGTGCTGCTCATAACGGTAAACAGTACCGAACTCTGCAAAACGCACCGGCAGGTCTTTGTAAGACTTGGGAGAAGTTTTATAGATCTCGCAGTGATGCGGGCAGTTCATGGGCTTCAGCATGAACTCCTCTCCTTCTTCCGGTGTATGAATAGCCTGGAAGCTGTCTTTCCCGTATTTCTCGTAGTGGCCTGAAGTGATGTACAGGTTCTTGTTCCCGATGTGCGGAGTAACAACCGGCAGGTACCCGCTTTCAATCTGGGCTTTTTGCAGGAAGTTCTGCAGGCGCTCTCTCAGCATAGCACCTTTGGGAAGCCATAAAGGCAGGCCCAAACCTACTTTCTCAGAGAAGGCAAACAGCTCCAGTTCTTTACCCAGCTTGCGATGGTCGCGTTTTTTTGCTTCTTCGAGCAGGGTCAGGTATTCATCCAGTTCCTTTTGGGAAGGGAAAGTGATGCCGTAGATGCGGGTCAGCATCTTGTTGTTTTCATTCCCCAGCCAGTAAGCCCCGGCAATATTGGTGAGTTTCACCGCCTTGATAAAGCCGGTATTGGGAATGTGCGGGCCACGGCAGAGGTCCGTAAAATTGCCCTGGGTATAAAAAGTGATGGTACCGTCTTCCAGTTTCTGCAAGAGGTCCAGCTTATAAGGATCGTTCTTTTCAGTAAAGTACTTGATAGCGTCTGCCTTGGAAACATCCTTGCGTACGTATACGCTGTTTAGTTTGGCCAGTTCAGCCATTTTGGCTTCCAGCTTCCGCAGCTCTTCATCTGAGATCTGGCGGCCGTCGAGGTCCACATCGTAAAAGAAACCGCCGTTTTCCAATGAAGGTCCATAACCGAACTTCACACCCGGGTACAGTGCCTCCAGCGCTTCTGCCATTAAATGCGCAGAAGAATGCCACATAGTAGCCTTACCGTCCGTATCCACCCACGTGAGCAGTTGTAATGTACCGTCTTGTGTAATGGGGCGGGAAGCGTCTACCACCTGTCCGTTTACTTTTGCCGCTAAAACTTTGCGGGCTAGGCCTTCGCTGATGGATTTGGCAATGTCCAGTGCTGATACACCCTGTTCATACTGTCGTACTGCGCCATCCGGAAATGTAATGTTGATCATAAATCCTGTTCTCAAATAAAATGCATGCGAAATTACGAAATCCATTACGAATTACGAATTACGAATTACGCTGATTTGACTGTTATGTGGAAGCACCGGCCTATATTTTCATCAACAGGCGGAAAAGGTGGCTGCTGCCATCGTCGTTATCTGCCACCAGTATGAGTTCAGGGGTATTTCCTGTTTCCCGCAAACAAATGGACTCTATCTTCTTTTTAAAGAAAACAGGTGAAATACTTTCCAGCGGGATCCATTCATCTGGCCAAACCATGTCTTTCAGGAGGGCGGCGGAAGCATTCCGGATCAATCCTACCCTGCTCTCTCCTATTGCACCGTCGTCATACACATTGGCCGTATCTTCAGAAGAAGCTGTAAAGAACAGCCAATCCCTTTCAGGCCACCAGGCAAGGCCGGAAATACCGGTAAAACCGGTCGTTTCCTCCGGCAGGATCAGCTGGCTGTAATGTATACTGGCCGGGCTTTTCCAGATATCTGTCACGGAGCTGTGGATCAGCGTATTATACGGATGCTCTTTGTGCCCCCTGTTTCCCAGCAGGATGCCTGTACCAAAAGCAGTGGCCGCTTCTATGTTCAGTTCAGTTAACCCCTCATTACGCAATTGCCGGTAAAAAGGCCCCAGGTCCTCTATTAATGGGGACTCCTGCCCAAAATCCCAGATCGCGGCATAGTCCCGCTGCGGAGAGCGTGAGCCGGAGCCCAGCAGCAGCAATGCTTTATTCCCTTCCGTGCCCACAATGGCCAGGCTTTCCCAATCCTTTTTTTCTTTTTTGGGGATCCTGTATTGATCAGGCCCGGGAATGGGCGTTACACTAACTAAAGCAAAATCATCATCCAGGCAATAGATGCAGCAGGCATCATCCCCTGCGATGTAAAAAAGGCCATTATGATATTCAATGCCGGAAGCGGAAGGGATCTCCGGAAATTCAATGGAGGAATGCAGTGAGAGGATCATCCGTCAAACTTAAAATTTTATATCGAAATTGCAGCCCTATGCTTTCATTTGCAGATCATATCATCCGGTTCAATACACAGCTGAACTTTACCGGCAAATTACCTGCGGGTATCCGCATCATGAACCCTTTCCAGGAACAACCGGGCGTGGTGGAAACCATGACGAAGTTCTACAGGAAATTCTATGGGGACCATCACCCGCGCCGCATGATCGTGGGTATCAATCCCGGGCGCCTGGGCGCAGGCCTTACAGGGGTTCCTTTCACAGACTCCCACCGGCTCGCAGACCCTTGCGGCATTATCATTCCGGGCATCAAAACCTTTGAGCCCTCTTCTGTTTTTGTGTATGATGTGATCGCCGCATATGGCGGCCCCGAAGCCTTCTACAGGGATTTCTACATCGGCTCCATGTCTCCCCTGGGCTTCACTGCATTAAAACCCGGCGGAAAAGAAGTGAACTACAATTACTACGACAGCAAAGCCTTAACCGCGGCTGTATATGATTTTATGGTCTCCAATATCCACAAACAACTGGATTTTGGAATGGACCGTTCTGTGGGTTATTGCCTGGGAACGGGTAAAAATGCAGCGTTCCTTACCCAACTGAATGAGAAGGAACGCTTCTTTAAACAGATTGTGCCGCTGGAGCATCCACGGTTTGTGATGCAATACCGCAACAAACGGAAACAGGAATATATCGATAAATACCTCGCCGCTTTCAGTGACTACTGAAAACGCAGCGTATCCGTTACGGACCCGCAGGTAAGCATGGCATCGCCAAAATAAGGGTTCAGGACCTCTGCTTTATCGCTTAACCAGTAAGCACCTTTATCGTTAAATGCCATAGGGCAATATTGCCGGTAAACGGTACTGCCTTTCAGGCCGGTTGCCTTCACCAGGTCATACATCATTTCAGATACCATATTGAAAGACTCCCTGCGTGCATCCAGGCCGCCTTTTTCTATCAGCAGGCCCTGTAATTCTGCCGCGATATCGCCTGCGTTCACCTCTAACTGGCTTTCCCGGGCTGAATCCACGCCCAGCCTGGCAATCGGCAGGCTATCCAGGTGCTGTTTCAGGGAAACGGCCGCCAGGTCTGCTGCCAGGGTATCGGATTTCACCAAAGCGCCGGACAGTTGGTAATAGGCCGTCATGGTCACTTTCAGGGAATCGTAAAATTCATCGGAAAACGGCGCCTGCAGGTCGCCGGAGGTAGTTTGTGCCGTTGTATCTGCCGAGGAACTGGTGCCAGATTGCTGGCAGGCTGCGAACAGGGCTGCTGTAGCTAAGATCCAAACATATTGATTCAAACGCATACGATATGATTTGAGGCAAATATAGCACCAAAAAATGTACTATCTTTGCGCGTTCAATAGCAATTTAAGTATGCTCATCGCACTGCAGGACATAACATTCGAATTCGGCGCAAGAACCATCATCAAAGATTCTTCCTTGCATATTATACCGGGAGACCGCATCGGCCTGATCGGCCTGAACGGTACCGGTAAATCCACCCTTCTCCGCATTATCAACGGAGAATACTCTATTTCCAAAGGAAGTGTGAATAAGATCCGCAACCTGAGCCTTGGTTTCTTCAACCAGGACCTCCTGAGCTTTGAAACAGACGACAGCATCCTCAACGTGGGCATGACGGCGTTCTCCGAAGCGCTGAAAGTAGAAAAGGAACTGGAAGAACTCACCGAAAAACTGGAACATTCCCAGGATGAAGCAACCCTGCATGCATACAGCGATAAATTGCATGAATTCGATATCCTCGACGGTTATAACATCCGCCATAAAACAGCTACTGTGCTGGAAGGCCTTGGTTTTACCACGGCAGACCTGGAACGCCCTTACAACCAATTCTCCGGAGGATGGCGTATGCGGGTACTGCTGGCAAGGATCATCCTGCAAAAGCCGGATGTATTAATGCTCGATGAACCGACGAACCACCTTGACCTCCCATCCATCGAATGGCTGGAAAAATACCTTTCCAATTACGACGGCGCGGTGATCATCGTGTCCCACGACCGGTATTTCCTGGACAGGATGGTGAACAAAGTAGTGGAATTGTACCAACAGGAACTCCATCACTATGCCGGTAACTACTCCGATTATGAAGAGGAAAAAGTAATGCGCCGCGAATTACAGCAACGCGCTTACGAAAACCAGCAGGATTATATCAAACAACAGGAACGTTTTATAGAACGATTTAAAGCGAAAGCATCCAAAGCTGCGCAGGCACAAAGTATTGCCAAACGGCTGGATAAGATCGAAAGGATTGAACAAACAGATAGTGGTCCGTCCAAGATCAGGATGAACTTCTCTGTGGACAAAATGCCCGGTAAGATCCTTTGCACCCTGGAGAACGTGAGCAAGTCGTTCGGCAGCAATACCATCCTGAAGAACACCAGCGCTGAGATCAACCGGGGAGACAAGATCGCCCTTATCGGGGCGAATGGTAAAGGTAAATCCACACTCCTGCGTGTAATTGCAGGAACAGAACCTTTTGAGGGAAACCGTATCCCCGGCCATAATGTGGTAACCAGTTTCTATGCTCAGCACCAGCTGGAAGCCCTGCATATGGATAATGAGATCCTGGAAGAACTGAAGGGTGTGGGCAGTGGCCGTACAGAAGTGGAGCTGCGTACCCTGCTGGGTTGCTTCCTGTTCCAGGGAGATGATGTTTTCAAAAAGATAAGGATCCTCTCCGGGGGAGAAAAAGCCCGTGTGGCATTGGGTAAAGTGATCATCGGCCAGGCCAACTTCCTGCTGCTGGATGAGCCCACGAACCACCTGGATATGAACTCCGTTGAAATGCTGATCGATGCATTGGGTAAATATGAAGGCAGCCTCGTACTCGTATCGCACGACCGGTATTTTGTAAGCAAAACGGCGAACAAGATCTGGGAGATCGTAGATGGTGAGATCAAGGAATTCAAAGGCAATTATACGGAGTGGGAAGAATGGAAGAAACGCCAGGCATTAGCAGCAGCACCACCCAAGGCTGAAAAAAAAAGTCCTCCAATAGCGCAGCCGGTGCAGGCACCGCAAAAAACGTCTATTGACAAAGACCTGAAAAGGGAATTGCAGAAACAGCAAAAGCAGGCACAGCAGCTGGAAGAACAGATCAGCAAGCTGAAAGAACAGCTGAAGCAACTGGAAGCTGATATGGCCAACCCTGATGTATACGGCGATAAGCAGAAATTCCGCAACACGGAAGATGCTTATAAGAAAGCCAATACAGACCTCACTAAAGCGAATGCGGAGTATGAAGAAGTGTTTGAAAAGGTGATGGAGCTGGAAGAGAAAATGAACGGGTGATAACATTGTTAAAATAAATAAGGAAGGTAGCCGGGAATGGCTACCTTCCTTATTTAGAGGATCTGGGTACTCCTATTCTTTCTGCTTTAATTGAAATAAAGTTATTACTGATCTCCACATTGTTCAGAACGGCTGGTTTCGCCGGCGCACAGGATTCTTTGTTATACACCACTCAGAAAAACACCTCCCTTACTATTAAAAAATGGGAGAAGAATGATCTTGTAAACAGCGAAAAGTATCAAAACTATATAAGTAGCAAGAGGCTCGCCAAAGACCCGTAAAAAATCGTGGCCAATAACCCCGCTTTTTATATTTACACAGTATTTGAGACAGTGTCTCCTGTAAACCTATCCGTTATAAGTTCGGGTCAAATTCCACAATCCATTCAATACCATATTTGTCTCTGAACATTCCGGCGTATGTACTCCAGGGACTGTCGCCCATGGGCCCTTCAACCTCCCCTCCTGCGGATAATCCGTTAAATATTTTGTCGGCTTCTTCACGGCTTTCAGTGCTTACAAGTATTTTAGACCTGTTTTCGTTTTCATTTACCCGTCCCATAAATTCCGGAACATCATTGGCTATTAACACATTGTGCTTGCCGATAGGTAAAGCAATATGCATTATTTTATCTGCTTCGTTTTCCGCAACCTGAAATTCAGGGCCCGACAGGTCCTTGAAGCGAATGATCTTTGTGAACTCTCCGCCAAAAACTGACTTGTAAAAGGTGAATGCTTCTTCGGCGTTGCCATTGAAGTTGATCCAGGGGTTGATTGTTTTCATAATTTTATTTTTAAGGATAAATTTTTTTTGCTCACGCTATTCAGCATTCTCCTTGTCAATGTGATTGAAAATTTCCTTCTTATAATTTCTGCGATATGGCTGCCAACAGGTTATCCAAATTGCTCATTGTCATCTTAAATCCTTCGGTAAAGCCCATTTCAATCATCTTCTCCATGCGCTCAAAGGATTCATTAAAAATGGTGATACTCACTTTTGTTCTGCCATTTTGTTCGCTAAAAATGTAATCCCATTCAGAACCCGGCAATTCCGGGTTTCCGTCTTTGTCCGCAAAAGAATTATACATTTTAAAATTTGTTTTCGGGGTAATGGATATATATATCTGAATAGCCCAACGCTCTTGTCCGTCGGGGCTTATCATAGCATAAAATCTTTGCCCTCCGACTTTGAAATCCATATACTTGGTTTTGGCGCGCATTGGTGCAGGTGCTCCCCACTGGTCCAGTAGTTCCGGCATAGTAAAAGCATCCCATACCAAAGAAAGCCCGGCATTAAATTCCCTGGTTATAAATACCGTTTTCGCTGCTTTGTCAACATTAAAATCAAATAGCAAATCGTTATTCATTTTTTCTGTTCTTTTTTTGTTGATAATAATTCGTCAAGTTGATTAAATTGAATTTCCCAGCTTTGCCTGAATTGGGCTAACCAGTTGTCTAATTCTTGCATTTTCCTTGCATTAAAGTGATAATAAATCTCCCTGCCGCTATGCTCAGGTTTAATTAATTCGCATTCATGCAAGACTTTAATGTGTTTCGATACCGCCTGCCGGGTCATATCAAATTTTTCGGCCATCGCATTAGGCGTTAATGCCTTAATGGCAATTAAAGTTAAGATGGCCCTGCGGGTCGGATCGGATATAGCCTGAAATATATCTGGTTTCATTTTTACTAAACGCGCAACTTTTGAGTTGCTAATCTACGTGCAACTTTTGAGTTGCGCAAATTTATTTGGTATTTTTTGGGTAATGCAGGAAAAAAGATTTGTGACCAGGGGAAATTGCTATTTGCAGGACCAATCCGGGGCTACTGAAATGAATCCGTCAGAACAAATACCGACTAAATACATATAAGGTGGCTTTTTCTCCGCCAACATCACTGCCGTGCAACAATCTTAATCTCCGGCAACCGGTTCGGCAATGCCAGCCCGCTTACCACAACAATCGTACTGGCCACGCTTTCCGGATTGCCATAAAACTCCGCTTTATTATCCCTCCGGGCCTTAAAAGCCGTTTGCAGATCCAATACAACCGTTTTATATTTTATAGTACTTTTACATCCCTATGAAAAAACTATTACCGATCCTCTTCATTTGCTTTTCAAACACCCTGTATGCACAGGATTTCCCGGATATGCGCAGCTGGTCGTTATACGGCGATTCTTTAGAACGGTACATTTTTGCAGACACCGCATTTGTACGCATCACACCGGATACAAAACAAGCTCCTATCGATACCCTGCTGGCCGGAGATAACATCACCATAACAAACATCACTTCCAATTCCCTCACCATTCGTGGCCTCAAAGGTCCATGGCTGCAAGTGAACTATCAGAAGAACGGAGAATCAAGAAACGGCTACATCTGGCAGGGCCTGGTGAGTTGCGCTCCTATGCGCCGGGGAGATATTAAGTTTGTATACGGCATTGAACGCCGCGCAGATAGCGCTTATACTTCAGACCAGGGTAAGGATACATTACGCCGGTACCTCGTAAGGCTTAAGGTAATACAGAATGGCAGCATACTCGCTAAAGCCGCGTTTGTTACAGACGATGATGAAAGTGCCAATTTCAGCATGGGA includes the following:
- a CDS encoding RidA family protein; translated protein: MDLQTAFKARRDNKAEFYGNPESVASTIVVVSGLALPNRLPEIKIVARQ
- a CDS encoding SH3 domain-containing protein, giving the protein MKKLLPILFICFSNTLYAQDFPDMRSWSLYGDSLERYIFADTAFVRITPDTKQAPIDTLLAGDNITITNITSNSLTIRGLKGPWLQVNYQKNGESRNGYIWQGLVSCAPMRRGDIKFVYGIERRADSAYTSDQGKDTLRRYLVRLKVIQNGSILAKAAFVTDDDESANFSMGKVMSGMGLSNVQHIVVVTFSGEACAIPTYDYYFALTKDNQLIRLPGKTNIGDAGVYYHGESFTFPNEKNGKPDMVIWNMIEEEATEKVDKDGNEILKVTGKRTVNYAWDAVNGKFTALR
- a CDS encoding VOC family protein; this translates as MKTINPWINFNGNAEEAFTFYKSVFGGEFTKIIRFKDLSGPEFQVAENEADKIMHIALPIGKHNVLIANDVPEFMGRVNENENRSKILVSTESREEADKIFNGLSAGGEVEGPMGDSPWSTYAGMFRDKYGIEWIVEFDPNL
- the abc-f gene encoding ribosomal protection-like ABC-F family protein; protein product: MLIALQDITFEFGARTIIKDSSLHIIPGDRIGLIGLNGTGKSTLLRIINGEYSISKGSVNKIRNLSLGFFNQDLLSFETDDSILNVGMTAFSEALKVEKELEELTEKLEHSQDEATLHAYSDKLHEFDILDGYNIRHKTATVLEGLGFTTADLERPYNQFSGGWRMRVLLARIILQKPDVLMLDEPTNHLDLPSIEWLEKYLSNYDGAVIIVSHDRYFLDRMVNKVVELYQQELHHYAGNYSDYEEEKVMRRELQQRAYENQQDYIKQQERFIERFKAKASKAAQAQSIAKRLDKIERIEQTDSGPSKIRMNFSVDKMPGKILCTLENVSKSFGSNTILKNTSAEINRGDKIALIGANGKGKSTLLRVIAGTEPFEGNRIPGHNVVTSFYAQHQLEALHMDNEILEELKGVGSGRTEVELRTLLGCFLFQGDDVFKKIRILSGGEKARVALGKVIIGQANFLLLDEPTNHLDMNSVEMLIDALGKYEGSLVLVSHDRYFVSKTANKIWEIVDGEIKEFKGNYTEWEEWKKRQALAAAPPKAEKKSPPIAQPVQAPQKTSIDKDLKRELQKQQKQAQQLEEQISKLKEQLKQLEADMANPDVYGDKQKFRNTEDAYKKANTDLTKANAEYEEVFEKVMELEEKMNG
- a CDS encoding SRPBCC family protein, which gives rise to MNNDLLFDFNVDKAAKTVFITREFNAGLSLVWDAFTMPELLDQWGAPAPMRAKTKYMDFKVGGQRFYAMISPDGQERWAIQIYISITPKTNFKMYNSFADKDGNPELPGSEWDYIFSEQNGRTKVSITIFNESFERMEKMIEMGFTEGFKMTMSNLDNLLAAISQKL
- a CDS encoding ArsR/SmtB family transcription factor — its product is MKPDIFQAISDPTRRAILTLIAIKALTPNAMAEKFDMTRQAVSKHIKVLHECELIKPEHSGREIYYHFNARKMQELDNWLAQFRQSWEIQFNQLDELLSTKKEQKK